One stretch of Mangifera indica cultivar Alphonso chromosome 9, CATAS_Mindica_2.1, whole genome shotgun sequence DNA includes these proteins:
- the LOC123226401 gene encoding ABC transporter G family member 3-like isoform X1, with translation MEEIQSQSDNYRSSSSSASSPASRVPSSNFFYLRKPGSLRQPISFEDSPEWEDTDLEVRVDEGRDTINAATTPVSPSLSKINSGSLPSPPLPEGAVVARKIAGASIVWKDLTVTIKGKRKYSDKVVKSSNGYALPGSMTVIMGPSKSGKSTLLRAIAGRLPRSARMYGEVYVNGAKSHMPYGSYGFVERETTLIGSLTVREFLYYSALLQLPGFFCHRKGVVEDAIHAMSLSDYANKLIGGHCYMKGLPRGERRRVSIARELVMRPHVLFIDEPLYHLDSVSALLMMVTLRKLASTGCTLIFTIYQSSTEVFGLFDRICLLSNGNTLFFGETLACLQHFSNAGFPCPIMQSPSDHFLRAINTDFDRIIAMCKNWQDDHGDFSSVNMDTAVAIRTLEATYKTSADADAVETMILRLTDKEGPLLKSKGKASSATRIAVLTWRSLLIMSREWKYYWLRLILYMFLTLCIGTVFSNLGHSLSSVVTRVAAVFVFISFTSLLSVAGVPAMMKEIKMFASEESNWHSGAFVFLLGQLLSSVPFLFLISISSSLVFYFLVGLRDEFSLLMYFVLNFFVCLLVNEGLMLVITALWQDVFWSILTLVCLHVVMMLSAGYLRIHSALPKPVWTYPISYIAFHAYSIQGILENEYLGTSYAVGQVRTISGFQALRSAYDISVNSNSKWENLLVLFLMVLAYRLILFILLYFRVNKNRFIHKFFQCDHDTKQP, from the exons ATGGAAGAAATACAGTCTCAATCTGATAATTATAGATCTTCATCGTCTTCGGCAAGTAGTCCTGCAAGTAGAGTTCCCTCAAGTAACTTTTTCTACTTGAGGAAACCAGGTTCTCTGAGACAACCTATATCGTTTGAGGATTCTCCAGAGTGGGAGGATACAGATCTTGAAGTTAGGGTGGATGAAGGACGTGACACTATCAATGCTGCAACTACACCGGTCTCCCCGTCTCTGTCAAAGATCAATAGTGGATCCTTACCATCTCCACCATTACCAGAGGGTGCAGTTGTTGCAAGGAAGATTGCAGGGGCGTCAATTGTGTGGAAAGACTTGACTGTCACCATTAAGGGAAAGAGGAAGTACTCTGATAAGGTTGTGAAGAGTTCAAATGGCTATGCATTGCCAGGGTCAATGACTGTAATCATGGGTCCTTCCAAATCTGGGAAGTCCACCCTACTGAGGGCTATTGCAG GTAGATTACCTCGTTCAGCTAGAATGTATGGTGAAGTATATGTCAACGGGGCAAAATCACACATGCCTTATGGATCGTAT GGGTTTGTTGAGAGGGAAACCACTTTAATTGGATCACTCACTGTCCGAGAGTTCCTTTATTATTCAGCACTGCTTCAACTTCCTGGTTTCTTCTGTCACAGGAAGGGTGTGGTAGAGGATGCTATCCATGCCATGTCCTTGAGTGATTATGCTAACAAACTGATAGGTGGCCATTGCTATATGAAGGGCCTTCCTAGAGGTGAGAGAAGGCGAGTTAGCATTGCCCGGGAGCTTGTGATGAGACCACATGTCTTATTTATAGATGAGCCTCTTTATCATCTTGACAG TGTCTCTGCCCTTCTGATGATGGTGACATTGAGGAAACTTGCAAGCACAGGCTGCACTCTCATTTTTACCATTTATCAGAGTAGCACTGAAGTATTTGGTCTTTTTGACCGGATTTGTCTGCTTTCAAATGGAAACACCCTGTTTTTTGGGGAAACATTAGCTTGTTTGCAG CATTTCTCAAATGCTGGATTTCCCTGCCCAATTATGCAAAGCCCTTCTGATCATTTTCTACGTGCAATAAATACAGATTTTGACCGGATCATAGCAATGTGCAAAAATTGGCAG GATGACCATGGTGATTTTTCATCGGTGAATATGGATACTGCTGTTGCTATTCGCACTCTTGAAGCAACTTATAAAACATCAGCTGATGCTGATGCTGTTGAAACTATGATACTAAGGCTCACTGATAAG GAAGGTCCCCTTCTCAAAAGCAAGGGAAAGGCTAGCAGTGCTACACGAATTGCGGTACTCACCTGGAGATCACTGTTGATTATGTCAAGGGAATGGAAATACTACTGGCTTCGTCTTATCCTTTATATGTTTCTTACGCTCTGTATTGGCACAGTATTTTCCAATTTAGGGCATTCGCTGTCTTCAGTTGTG ACAAGAGTTGCAGCagtatttgtatttatatcatttacttCACTTTTGAGTGTCGCTGGAGTGCCTGCAATGATGAAAGAAATCAAG ATGTTTGCCAGTGAGGAATCGAATTGGCATTCAGGAGCATTTGTCTTTTTACTTGGGCAACTCCTCTCAAGCGTCCCGTTCCTATTTCTCATCTCCATATCATCAAGTCTTGTCTTCTATTTCCTTGTTGGGCTGCGAGATGAATTTAGCTTGTTGATGTATTTTGTACTGAACTTTTTCGTATGCCTCCTCGTTAATGAAGGATTGATGCTGGTTATTACTGCTCTTTGGCAAGATGTTTTCTGGAGTATCTTGACACTTGTTTGCCTACAT GTGGTAATGATGCTATCAGCTGGCTATCTTCGAATCCACAGTGCTTTACCAAAACCTGTGTGGACCTATCCCATATCATATATCGCATTCCATGCTTATTCTATACAG GGCATATTGGAGAATGAGTATCTTGGGACGTCGTATGCTGTTGGGCAGGTGAGGACTATATCTGGGTTTCAGGCTCTCAGAAGTGCATATGACATCTCTGTTAACAGTAATTCCAAGTGGGAAAATTTACTGGTATTGTTTCTCATGGTGCTTGCGTATCGACTTATCTTGTTCATTTTGCTATATTTTCGTGTAAATAAAAATAGGTTCATTCATAAATTTTTCCAGTGTGACCATGATACAAAACAACCCTAG
- the LOC123226401 gene encoding ABC transporter G family member 3-like isoform X2: protein MEEIQSQSDNYRSSSSSASSPASRVPSSNFFYLRKPGSLRQPISFEDSPEWEDTDLEVRVDEGRDTINAATTPVSPSLSKINSGSLPSPPLPEGAVVARKIAGASIVWKDLTVTIKGKRKYSDKVVKSSNGYALPGSMTVIMGPSKSGKSTLLRAIAGRLPRSARMYGEVYVNGAKSHMPYGSYGFVERETTLIGSLTVREFLYYSALLQLPGFFCHRKGVVEDAIHAMSLSDYANKLIGGHCYMKGLPRGERRRVSIARELVMRPHVLFIDEPLYHLDSVSALLMMVTLRKLASTGCTLIFTIYQSSTEVFGLFDRICLLSNGNTLFFGETLACLQHFSNAGFPCPIMQSPSDHFLRAINTDFDRIIAMCKNWQDDHGDFSSVNMDTAVAIRTLEATYKTSADADAVETMILRLTDKEGPLLKSKGKASSATRIAVLTWRSLLIMSREWKYYWLRLILYMFLTLCIGTVFSNLGHSLSSVVMFASEESNWHSGAFVFLLGQLLSSVPFLFLISISSSLVFYFLVGLRDEFSLLMYFVLNFFVCLLVNEGLMLVITALWQDVFWSILTLVCLHVVMMLSAGYLRIHSALPKPVWTYPISYIAFHAYSIQGILENEYLGTSYAVGQVRTISGFQALRSAYDISVNSNSKWENLLVLFLMVLAYRLILFILLYFRVNKNRFIHKFFQCDHDTKQP from the exons ATGGAAGAAATACAGTCTCAATCTGATAATTATAGATCTTCATCGTCTTCGGCAAGTAGTCCTGCAAGTAGAGTTCCCTCAAGTAACTTTTTCTACTTGAGGAAACCAGGTTCTCTGAGACAACCTATATCGTTTGAGGATTCTCCAGAGTGGGAGGATACAGATCTTGAAGTTAGGGTGGATGAAGGACGTGACACTATCAATGCTGCAACTACACCGGTCTCCCCGTCTCTGTCAAAGATCAATAGTGGATCCTTACCATCTCCACCATTACCAGAGGGTGCAGTTGTTGCAAGGAAGATTGCAGGGGCGTCAATTGTGTGGAAAGACTTGACTGTCACCATTAAGGGAAAGAGGAAGTACTCTGATAAGGTTGTGAAGAGTTCAAATGGCTATGCATTGCCAGGGTCAATGACTGTAATCATGGGTCCTTCCAAATCTGGGAAGTCCACCCTACTGAGGGCTATTGCAG GTAGATTACCTCGTTCAGCTAGAATGTATGGTGAAGTATATGTCAACGGGGCAAAATCACACATGCCTTATGGATCGTAT GGGTTTGTTGAGAGGGAAACCACTTTAATTGGATCACTCACTGTCCGAGAGTTCCTTTATTATTCAGCACTGCTTCAACTTCCTGGTTTCTTCTGTCACAGGAAGGGTGTGGTAGAGGATGCTATCCATGCCATGTCCTTGAGTGATTATGCTAACAAACTGATAGGTGGCCATTGCTATATGAAGGGCCTTCCTAGAGGTGAGAGAAGGCGAGTTAGCATTGCCCGGGAGCTTGTGATGAGACCACATGTCTTATTTATAGATGAGCCTCTTTATCATCTTGACAG TGTCTCTGCCCTTCTGATGATGGTGACATTGAGGAAACTTGCAAGCACAGGCTGCACTCTCATTTTTACCATTTATCAGAGTAGCACTGAAGTATTTGGTCTTTTTGACCGGATTTGTCTGCTTTCAAATGGAAACACCCTGTTTTTTGGGGAAACATTAGCTTGTTTGCAG CATTTCTCAAATGCTGGATTTCCCTGCCCAATTATGCAAAGCCCTTCTGATCATTTTCTACGTGCAATAAATACAGATTTTGACCGGATCATAGCAATGTGCAAAAATTGGCAG GATGACCATGGTGATTTTTCATCGGTGAATATGGATACTGCTGTTGCTATTCGCACTCTTGAAGCAACTTATAAAACATCAGCTGATGCTGATGCTGTTGAAACTATGATACTAAGGCTCACTGATAAG GAAGGTCCCCTTCTCAAAAGCAAGGGAAAGGCTAGCAGTGCTACACGAATTGCGGTACTCACCTGGAGATCACTGTTGATTATGTCAAGGGAATGGAAATACTACTGGCTTCGTCTTATCCTTTATATGTTTCTTACGCTCTGTATTGGCACAGTATTTTCCAATTTAGGGCATTCGCTGTCTTCAGTTGTG ATGTTTGCCAGTGAGGAATCGAATTGGCATTCAGGAGCATTTGTCTTTTTACTTGGGCAACTCCTCTCAAGCGTCCCGTTCCTATTTCTCATCTCCATATCATCAAGTCTTGTCTTCTATTTCCTTGTTGGGCTGCGAGATGAATTTAGCTTGTTGATGTATTTTGTACTGAACTTTTTCGTATGCCTCCTCGTTAATGAAGGATTGATGCTGGTTATTACTGCTCTTTGGCAAGATGTTTTCTGGAGTATCTTGACACTTGTTTGCCTACAT GTGGTAATGATGCTATCAGCTGGCTATCTTCGAATCCACAGTGCTTTACCAAAACCTGTGTGGACCTATCCCATATCATATATCGCATTCCATGCTTATTCTATACAG GGCATATTGGAGAATGAGTATCTTGGGACGTCGTATGCTGTTGGGCAGGTGAGGACTATATCTGGGTTTCAGGCTCTCAGAAGTGCATATGACATCTCTGTTAACAGTAATTCCAAGTGGGAAAATTTACTGGTATTGTTTCTCATGGTGCTTGCGTATCGACTTATCTTGTTCATTTTGCTATATTTTCGTGTAAATAAAAATAGGTTCATTCATAAATTTTTCCAGTGTGACCATGATACAAAACAACCCTAG
- the LOC123226402 gene encoding UDP-glycosyltransferase 86A2-like has product MADKSQKLHAIFIPYPLQGHVNPSVQLALKLASQGFTITFINTESVHNQASKAHSKNGTDIFAKVRDSGLDIRYMTVSDGLPVGFDRSLNHDQFMAALLHVFSAHAEDVVNQIIQSGQKVHCLIADTYFVWPSKVAKKFGMLYISFWTETALVFTLYYHLDLLKRNGHFACTDCREDAITYIPGVKSIELKDTTSYLQETCSTTVCHQIISNAFEDTKNADFVLCNTAQELETETISALRKKMSWFAVGPIFSSGFTDRIVSTSMWSESDCSPWLGKKRNDSVLYVSFGSYAHLTKKELEEIAQGLSLSKVSFIWVLRPDIVSTEVPNPLPDGFREEVAGQGMIVPWCCQKEVLAHPAIGGFLTHCGWNSVLESMWCEVPMLCYPLYTDQFTNRKLVVDDWKIGINLSNQKIVTKEEVSKNVNHLMGEKSGEAYRNSVKEVKRTMENGLKPGGSSANNMDQFIKDLKAKIQNIK; this is encoded by the exons ATGGCTGACAAATCCCAAAAGCTCCATGCAATTTTCATTCCCTACCCTCTTCAAGGCCATGTTAATCCTTCTGTTCAGCTCGCCCTCAAGCTTGCATCTCAAGGTTTCACCATCACCTTCATTAACACAGAGTCTGTCCACAACCAAGCCTCCAAGGCTCACTCCAAAAATGGAACCGATATTTTTGCCAAAGTCCGTGATTCCGGCTTAGACATTCGTTACATGACCGTCTCTGACGGCTTGCCGGTGGGGTTCGACCGCTCCCTTAACCATGATCAGTTTATGGCCGCCTTGTTACATGTTTTCTCCGCCCATGCTGAAGATGTGGTGAACCAAATTATACAATCTGGACAGAAGGTTCATTGTTTGATTGCTGATACCTACTTCGTTTGGCCATCGAAAGTTGCAAAGAAATTCGGAAtgctttatatttcattttggACAGAAACGGCTTTGGTCTTCACTTTGTATTATCATTTGGATCTTCTTAAACGTAATGGTCATTTTGCATGCACAG ATTGTCGAGAAGATGCCATCACTTACATTCCTGGTGTTAAATCAATCGAACTGAAGGATACAACTTCCTATCTTCAAGAAACTTGTAGTACAACAGTGTGTCATCAAATTATATCCAATGCGTTTGAGGACACTAAAAATGCAGATTTTGTTCTATGTAACACTGCGCAAGAGTTGGAAACTGAGACCATATCAGCCCTGCGGAAAAAAATGTCATGGTTTGCTGTTGGACCCATTTTCTCATCTGGGTTCACCGATAGGATTGTGTCCACCAGCATGTGGTCGGAGTCTGATTGCAGCCCTTGGCTCGGTAAAAAGCGAAATGACTCGGTTCTATACGTATCTTTTGGTAGCTATGCCCATCTCACAAAGAAGGAGCTCGAAGAGATAGCTCAAGGGCTTTCGCTAAGCAAAGTGAGTTTCATTTGGGTGCTTCGCCCGGACATTGTTAGCACTGAAGTTCCCAATCCTCTACCGGATGGATTCCGGGAAGAAGTCGCCGGGCAAGGGATGATTGTACCCTGGTGTTGTCAGAAGGAGGTGTTGGCCCACCCTGCCATCGGAGGGTTCTTGACACATTGTGGGTGGAATTCCGTTTTGGAAAGCATGTGGTGTGAAGTTCCAATGTTGTGTTACCCCTTGTACACTGATCAATTCACTAATCGTAAATTAGTGGTTGATGATTGGAAGATTGGGATTAACTTGAGTAATCAGAAGATTGTGACAAAAGAGGAAGTTTCAAAAAATGTAAACCATCTTATGGGTGAAAAATCTGGTGAGGCATACAGAAATTCAGTCAAGGAGGTGAAGAGAACCATGGAAAATGGATTAAAGCCTGGTGGGTCATCAGCCAACAATATGGATCAATTCATCAAGGATCTTAAAGCCAAAATACAGAATATAAAATAG
- the LOC123225732 gene encoding auxin-responsive protein SAUR21 produces the protein MAKHSTGSKKKSRIVKLKIVVERLHRSLLLGRKSNSYYVPEDVKEGHFAVMAVGYEQPKRFVIPLSYLSHPRFLQLLEQAAEEYGFDHAGALTIPCRPCELERIVAER, from the coding sequence ATGGCTAAGCACAGCACTGGCAGCAAGAAGAAAAGTCGTATTGTAAAGCTCAAGATTGTTGTGGAAAGACTACACAGAAGTCTTTTATTGGGTAGGAAATCGAATTCCTACTATGTGCCGGAAGATGTGAAGGAAGGACACTTTGCAGTGATGGCTGTGGGCTATGAACAGCCGAAGAGATTTGTGATTCCGTTGAGTTATTTGAGTCACCCGAGGTTTTTGCAGCTGTTGGAGCAAGCAGCAGAAGAGTATGGTTTTGATCATGCGGGTGCATTGACAATCCCTTGCCGCCCATGTGAACTTGAGAGGATAGTAGCCGAGCGATAG
- the LOC123225730 gene encoding ABC transporter F family member 1-like gives MVSDASKKKAAQKKAAAAAKRGGKGAVAAASSKQVEAQNGIDKAANGIGAIQISDRTCTGVLCSHPLSRDIRIESLSVTFHGHDLIVDSELELNYGRRYGLLGLNGCGKSTLLTAIGCRELPIPDHMDIYHLTREIEASDMSALEAVICCDEERMKLEKDAEALAGQDDGGGEQLERIYERLETMDAATAEKRAAEILYGLGFNKVMQAKKTRDFSGGWRMRIALARALFMNPTILLLDEPTNHLDLEACVWLEETLKKFERILVVVSHSQDFLNGVCTNIIHMQNKKLKLYTGNYDQYVLTRSELEENQLKQYKWEQEQISSMKEYIARFGHGSAKLARQAQSKEKTLAKMERGGLTEKVVRDKILVFRFVDVGKLPPPVLQFVEVTFGYTPDNLIYKNLDFGVDLDSRVALVGPNGAGKSTLLKLMTGDLVPLDGMVRRHNHLRIAQYHQHLAEKLDLEFSALQYVMKEYPGNEEEKMRAAIGRFGLTGKAQVMPMKNLSDGQRSRVIFAWLAYRQPHMLLLDEPTNHLDIETIDSLAEALTEWDGGMVLVSHDFRLINQVAHEIWVCENQAVTRWEGDIMDFKQHLKAKAGLSD, from the exons ATGGTGTCGGACGCGAGCAAGAAGAAGGCTGCGCAGAAGAAGGCGGCGGCGGCAGCCAAGAGAGGGGGAAAAGGAGCGGTGGCGGCCGCATCTTCCAAGCAGGTGGAGGCGCAGAATGGTATTGATAAAGCTGCTAATGGGATTGGAGCTATTCAAATTTCCGATCGAACATGTACTGGAGTGCTGTGCTCGCATCCTCTCTCCAGAGATATTCgc ATTGAGTCTTTATCTGTCACTTTTCATGGACACGATCTCATAGTAGATTCTGAGCTGGAGCTTAACTATGGAAG ACGCTATGGTTTGCTTGGCTTAAATGGATGTGGGAAATCTACGCTACTGACTGCAATAGGGTGCCGTGAACTCCCAATTCCAGACCACATGGATATTTATCATCTTACTAGGGAGATTGAAGCTTCTGACATGTCTGCTTTAGAAGCTGTCATATGTTGTGATGAGGAAAGGATGAAATTGGAGAAAGATGCTGAAGCTTTGGCTGGGCAG GATGATGGAGGTGGAGAACAACTTGAGCGTATTTATGAGCGTTTAGAAACCATGGATGCAGCAACTGCAGAGAAACGTGCTGCTGAAATCTTGTATGGTCTTGGTTTCAACAAGGTAATGCAGGCAAAGAAAACTAGGGATTTCTCTGGTGGTTGGAGAATGAGAATTGCATTGGCACGGGCTTTATTCATGAACCCAACAATCCTGTTGCTTGATGAACCCACCAATCATCTAG ATTTGGAAGCTTGTGTCTGGCTAGAGGAGACTTTGAAGAAATTTGAGCGCATCTTGGTTGTGGTTTCACACTCACAGGATTTCCTGAATGGTGTTTGCACAAACATCATTCACATGCAAAACAAGAAATTGAAACTCTACACTGGTAATTATGATCAATATGTTCTGACCCGTTCTGAACTGGAAGAAAATCAGCTGAAACAATATAAGTGGGAGCAAGAGCAGATATCTTCAATGAAGGAGTATATTGCTCGATTCGGGCATGGGTCAGCAAAACTAGCTCGCCAGGCCCAGAGCAAGGAGAAAACACTGGCAAAGATGGAGCGAGGTGGGCTTACAGAGAAAGTGGTGAGAGACAAGATTCTTGTCTTCCGTTTTGTTGATGTTGGAAAGCTACCACCACCAGTGCTGCAGTTTGTGGAAGTCACATTTGGCTACACACCTGATAATCTTATTTACAAGAACCTTGATTTTGGGGTAGACTTAGACTCTAGGGTAGCTTTGGTGGGACCAAATGGGGCTGGGAAGAGTACGCTGCTCAAGCTGATGACAGGGGACTTGGTTCCTCTTGATGGCATGGTTCGGCGTCATAATCACCTTAGAATTGCACAATACCATCAGCATTTAGCTGAGAAACTTGACTTAGAGTTCTCTGCCCTTCAGTATGTGATGAAAGAGTACCCAGGCAATGAGGAAGAGAAAATGAGGGCAGCAATTGGGAGATTTGGATTGACGGGTAAAGCCCAGGTGATGCCAATGAAGAATTTGTCGGATGGGCAAAGGAGCCGTGTGATTTTTGCCTGGTTAGCATATAGGCAGCCCCACATGCTTCTCCTGGATGAGCCTACTAATCATTTGGATATTGAGACAATCGATTCCCTTGCCGAGGCACTGACTGAGTGGGATGGTGGTATGGTTCTTGTTAGCCATGATTTCAGGCTCATAAATCAGGTAGCCCATGAGATTTGGGTTTGTGAAAATCAAGCCGTTACTCGTTGGGAGGGTGACATTATGGACTTCAAGCAGCACCTTAAGGCCAAGGCCGGGCTGTCTGATTGA